The Actinobacillus suis ATCC 33415 DNA segment TACCGAAGGCGAAGGACGCACGCAGGAATGGGGCAAGCCGATCCAAATCATCAAAAAAGGCGATGTAATTTGGTGTCCGCCGAACGTGAAACATTGGCACGGTGCGAGTGAGTACAGCAAAATGTCGCATATCGCCATCAGCCCGAACGCCAAAGAAAATAAAGCCACTTGGTTAGAAAAAGTGGAACTGCCGAAAACCGATCCCAAAGCCGATTTGCAAAAAATCAGCCAAAACACACCGCTTGCAAATAAGCAACTTGCCATTGTGCCGATTGCGTTCCATTCCGCCCGAGGCGATTTAGATCATCTAAAACCAGCCATTGAACAAGGCTTGGCAAGCGGTTTAACGGTGAATGAATTACGTGAGATTTTCGCTCATCAATACGCCTATGCAGGCTTTCCGCGTGCTTTAAACGGCTTACTGACCTTACAAAACGTACTGAAAGAACGCGGCGAAAAAGGTATTCAAGATCCACAAGGTAATCCGCCAACGCAAGCCGAACCGACCGATTATTACGCCTTAGGTACGCACACGCTCAACACCCTAAGCGGTCGGGATAATTCCGCTGTGTTGTGGAATTTTGACGGTGTAGATTACGCCCTAAAAGCCCATTTATTCGGCTATTTGTTCAGCCGTGATAATTTGAATCCCGTAAACCGTGAATTGGTTACGGTCAGCACCCTTGCCAGCCTTGAAACCGTGCAGAATCAACTGCGCTCGCATTTAGGCATTTTGAAAAATCTAGGCTTAAATGAAACAGAATTAAAACGAGTGATGGATAAAATCCGCCAACAAAACCCAACAGCTGCGGATAGGGGGGAGAGCGTGTTGAAAGACGTGTTTAAGGTGCAATAATGCGTAGGGGCTAATCACATTAGCCCCAAAACAATCATAGGAACATCAGGGCGAATGTAATTCTCCCCTACAAATGGATTTTAAATTTTGTGTAGTTTACAAAGTGCGGTCAAAACCACCGCACTTTTTTATTCCCCACAGCTCATTATTGAATTTCATTCAATACCCCATTCATTTTTCCCTATCTAATCAACACAATCTTTCCGACCTATAATGTTTTCAACTTAATTTAATCGGAGAAAAACAATGATTTCGTTAGTTGCTGCGCCTGTTGGCGTGTTGGTGGGAATGGGGATTGCGTTGCAGACGGGGATAAATTCGGTGTTGCGTAAAAATGTTGTGTCGCCATTGTTGTCGTCTTTTGTATCTTTTGGCTTTGGCTCTATCTTATTGATTTTGCTGATTTTTGTGCAAAATGAACCGCTTGCGGTTTCAACAGAAACATTAAGCCAATCGCCTTGGTGGATTTGGTTAGGTGGTTTGTTGGCGATGTTCGGGCTGACGGTCAATATCTTGATTTTCCCTCGTTTGGGCAGTGTGCAAACAGCGATTATGCCGATTTTAGGGCAAGTCATCACGGGCACGTTGATTGACACATTCGGCTGGTTTTCGGCACCACAATATGATTTTACCCTATTGCGCTTAGTCGGCTTAGCGGCAGTAATGGTGGGCATTGGCGTGGCGATTGTACTGCCTTCGCTCAAACAACGCAGCCTGAAAAACCGTGCAGAAAGTTCATTGTTGGTTTGGCAAATTCTCGGCATCAGCGGCGGCGTGGCATCAGGCATTACGCCTGCGGTCAATGCTGCCTTACGCCAGACTTTACATTCCACCAGCTTTGCGGTCTTCGTTCCCTTTGCTATCGGTACGCTGTTATTGGCTTTGGTGATTTGTTGCAAAGAACCAACCGCTTGGCGATATCTCAAAAATGCGCTGAAACAACCGCAACCTTGGTGGCAATGGTTCGGTGGTTTGCTCGGGGCGATTTATATCGGCGGTATTGTGCTGATCGTGCCACAAATCGGCACAGGCGGTGCGATTGTAACTTCGTTATTTGGCTTGTTAGTCGGCAGCTTGTTGATTGACCAATTCGGCTTGCTCGGCGCAACCAAAAAACCGATTAACGCCTTACAAATCATAGGCTTGCTGGTGTTATTGGCGGGTGTAGTGATTATTCAAATAAGTAAATAAGGAAAGCAAAATGCAAAAAATAAACAAAATTTTAGTGGTTGGCGCCACAGGCAGTATTGGGCAATATGTCGTAACTGAAGCCCTAAATAAAGGTTATCAAGTTCGTGCGTTGGTACGTAATCCAAACAAAGTTCAGTTTGATAAGAGAGTTGACGTTTTTATCGGCGATTTAACCCAACCTGATACGTTAAAAGGTATTTCAGATGGCATTGATGGCATTATTTTCACCCAAGGCAATTATGCTGATCCTGAAAATGTGGATTATCAAGGGGTAAAAACCATTGTGAATTCCCTCAACGGTCGCTATACCAAACTAGTACTGATGAGTACGATTTACAGTATTCTAGTCGTGAATGAACTCCGTTTTGACAATGGTTGTGCTTGGAAACGCCGTACTGAACGCTTAATTCGAGCTTCTCATCAACCTTATACTATTATTCGCCCTAGCTGGTTTGACTGCAATGAAGCAGATGAACAACAGCTCTTTATCACGCAAGGCAAAACAAATTACTCCCTGACCGCAAGCGATGGTGGTATTTCTCGTGTACAACTAGCAGAAACCTTAGTCCAGGCTTTAACGGTTCCCGAGGCAGAACATAAAACCATTGAATTATTTGCCGAAAAAGGCGAGCGGACAATGGGTTTTAATCGTTTGTTTGCGACAGCGATTGCAGATGAACCAACAGAAAATTTTGACGGAATTAAAGACCCGAATAATCGCCCTTTTAATCTAGAGCCTGCTAATGTGGTACAAGATTTACAAAGTCTAGCAAAAATAAAGCGCGCTTAGAGGGATAAAAAATGAAATATTTATTACTCATTGGAGGACTTTTAATGCAGCCCCTTTCTGCTCAACCATTTACCCAAAACAGTAGCGTAAACGATATTCTTACCCAACCAACATTTCAAGGGTTTGCTGAGCGTCTGCTGCCTTGGGATGACAAAAGTAATGAGCCAAATTTACAACTAAACCAAATTGAACAGTTAATGCCTTATCATAGCCATATTTCGCCACAGGTAGTGACGACAACGCTAAATAAAATGCTCCAGCGAGCAGAACAAGGCGATACCATTTTTTACGAAATTTATAGCGAAGTGGAAAAACGCCAAGATCCAAGCAAGCAACATACAGGCATATTTGTATTTAAAGGCAAACCGAATGCGCCCTTTGCGATGATTGCCCCAGGCGGTGGCTTTGCTTACGTTGGATCACTGCATGAGGGCTTTCCGATTGCGCAATCTATTGCCGAACAAGGCTATAACGCATTTGTCGTGAAATATAGAGCGGGCATGGGTGGACAAATCGCCACCGAAGATATGGCTCAAGCGGTCGAATTCGTGCAAAAAAATGCAAAAAGGTTACAAGTCGACCCTAACGGCTATTCCGTATGGGGCGCCTCCGCCGGGGCAAGAATGGCAGCCTATATCGGCTCATACGGCACTCAGGCTTTTGGCACAACACAAAACTCCAAGCCCAACAGTGTGATTATGCTCTACACAGGACACAACGATTACAACCGCCAAGGCGAACCAGCAACCTTTGTTGCTATCGGCGAACAAGACGGCATCGCATCACCAAATGTGATGAAACGCCGTCTTGAAAAACTCAACGAAATGGGCGTGCCAACAGAATTTCATCTTTATAAAAATCTTGGGCGCGGTTTCGCATTAGGCACGGGAACAACAGCAGAAGGCTGGGAAAAACAGGCTGTTAAATTTTGGCAACAGCAACGTTAATATATTTACAAACGGTCGGATAAGTAAACATTTTTACAAATTCCACCGCACTTTCATTGAATTTTATTCATAAGCCTATTTAATTTTTCCCATCTAATCAGTTAAATCCCTTTTTCTTATAATAATCTCCATTCAATCATTACGAGGAAAAATAGATGAAATTAAAAAAGACATTACTTCTTAGTGCGATTTTATCCACGACCACAACATTATCTGCTCAAGCCAAAAACTTGATTATCTACTTCTCTCAACCTGAAAACTACACAGCCGATCAATTAGTGGACGGTGTCTCAGGGGCGAGTAAGCTGATTAAAAACGGCGAAATGCTGGGCGCAAATGAATATTTGGCGAAAGAAATTCAGAAAAACACAGGCGCGGAATTATTCCGTTTGGAAACGGTGCAAAGCTATCCGGCCACTCATCAGCCGTTGCTAGATTTTGCGCAAAATGAACAGCGTCAAAATATCAAGCCAGCGTTGAAATCGCTGCCTAATTTAGCGGACGTGGACACGGTATTTTTGGTCTATCCGATTTGGTGGTATCAAATGCCGATGCCGCTTTATTCTTTGCTTGAACAAGTGGATTTTAGCGGAAAAAATATCGTGCCTGTGGTCGGTCACGGCGGTAGTCGCTTGGGCGGAACGGATAAAGTTATTCAGCAACTTCAACCCCAAGCCAAAGTGAAGAAAAGTTTTGAGGCGTATTTACATAAAACGGTCAGAGCAGAGCCTGAAGTAGAAAAACGGTTGGCGAAGTTCTTAACTGAAAATGGTTATAACAAATAATTTGTAGGGACACACTGAGTGTGTCCATCTTGTTATATTGCCTTTTACGGACACACGCCGTGTGTCCCTACATTGATTATTATGAAGAAAAAATATCTCTTCCAACTCGCTCAAGATTTGGTTCTCACGGCAATTTTGCTTTCGCTTTTTGGTTATCATCTTTATGAAGAAATCACGCACGAATGGCTCGGTTTAGTCTTTTTTGCCTTGATTATCTCACATCTTTCGCTGAATATCTGGTGGCTCAAAAAGCTATTTTCAGGCAGCTATAACGGATATCGCATTTTGCAAAGTGCGGTTAATTTGGCAACGTTTTTGTTATTTTTAACCGCTTGTATCAGTGGCATTATGCTTTCTAAACATCTGTTTGCAGAAATGCCGTTCCACTCTACCACCGATTTTATGCGAAAAATTCATATGACCAGCACTCATTGGCTGCAAATTTTCGCAGGCGTCCATTTGGGGTTACATTGGAAAGCGATTGCGAATTTATTAGCAAACGGCTACCGTTTAGATCTTGAACATTGGCTCGCTCGTTGGCTTATTCCTGCTTGCTGGTTGATTATCGCTACTTGTGGCATTTTCATTTTTGTACAACGAGAGTTGTTGCCCTATTTATTGCTGAAAGTGGATTTTGCCTATTTCAATTATGATGAACCACAAGCGGTCTTTTATTTTGACTTTTTTGCGATTTTAATTGCGGTGGCTTACAGCACAAGATTTTTGGTTTGGTTAATTTTATTTAGGCAAAACAATGCAACAAGTTAAAACTATCAACAGTATTTTATTACTCATTATTTTATCGGCATTGATGGCATTTACTTCGCTTTCAACGGATATTTATCTGCCTGCGATGCCACAAATGACCCAAGATTTAGGCGGTCAAGCAGAATTAACGGTTACGGGATTTTTGATTGGCTTTGCTTTAGCACAGTTGCTTTGGGGCCCGATTAGCGACCGTATCGGACGTAAAATACCGCTTTATATGGGTATGGTTTTATTTGTGATTGGCTCGGTAGGCTGTGCGATGTCGGAGACAATTGGGCAAATTGTTTTTTGGCGTGTATTTCAGGCATTCGGTGCTTGTACTGCACCGATGTTGGCTCGCGCAATGGTGCGTGATTTGTTTGACAAAACACGCGCCGTGCAATTGATGTTCACACTGATGATTATTATGGTGGCAGCGCCGATTGCAGGGCCTTTGATTGGTGGACAACTGCTCAAAGTCAGCTCGTGGCATACAATTTTTTATTTGTTGGCAGCCATTGGGACGCTTATCCGCAAATTGAACTGATTTTACTGACGGATGACAGTATCGCAGATTTAATGGATGGTTCAATTGATATTGCTATACGTGCTGCCGAACCAGCCCCTAATAGCCAATTGATCGTCCGTTACCTTACTCAATGGCGACTTTGTCTATGTGCTTCCCCCGCATATTTAGCTGAAAATCCTATTCGTACGCCAACGGATTTATTAGCACAAAAATGGCTGAAATATAACGATAGCGTATTTAATAATGCTTTTAGCAATCTAAATTTGGGGCAATTTCGTAGCAGTAAAATTCTACACTGCCCAACGATTCTTGCAGCGAGAACCTTGGCTATTTCAGGCTTCGGACTCACCTTCCAACTTGAAGGTGAAATTGCCTCAGCAATTAAAAAAGAAGAATTGGAAATAGTACTGCCGCATATTCAAATGCCGTACTACAATCTATATGCCGTCACTGCTCATCGTAAGCAATCCGCCAAAATGGAATGTGTTTTGAAATTATTAAAAGAAAGTTTTTAACAAAAAATAGTCCAAATACTCCAGCAAATCTCACAAAAAAACCCTAGCTCTTTCGAGCTGGGGCTTTTTGTTTATATAAGATTTAATGTTATAACTTACTCAAATCCACTAACGCATCACGGGTGATGTCGCTGATTTTTTGGTTGCTGGTAAGGGTCATGGCAACGTGCATTTCTTTCTTGAAGATATCTAACATATTTTCTACACCGGCTTTGCCTGCTGCGCCAAGAGCGTAAACAAACGCACGTCCAAGCATCGTAGCATCCGCACCTAATGCGAGCATACGTACAATATCTAAGCCGTTACGAATACCTGAATCAGCAAGAATTTTAATATCGCCTTTCACCGCATCAGCAATTGAAGGTAATGCTTTTGCTGTAGATAATGTACCGTCTAGCTGGCGACCACCGTGATTTGAAACCACAATACCATCCGCACCGAAACGTACCGCATCTTTCGCATCTTCCGGATCTAAAATGCCTTTGATCACCATTGGACCATCCCAGAAATCACGAATCCATTCCAGATCTTTCCACGAAATTGACGGGTCGAAGTTCTCGCCTAACCACACGACGTAATCATCTAAACCTACCGCTTTACCGGTATAAGCTGAAACGTTACCAAGTGAATGTGGTTTTCCTCTAAGACCAACATCCCACGCCCAGAACGGATGCGTTACCGCTTGTAATGCACGGCGAATTTCTTTGTAATCGCCACTCATACCCGAATGACGGTCACGATAACGAGCACCTGGTGTCGGCATATCCACGGTAAAGACTAAGGTTGAACAACCTGCCGCTTTGGCACGTTCTAACACGTGTTTCATAAAACCGCGGTCTTTTAACACATAAAGTTGGAACCACATTGGACGTTTAATTGCGGCGGTCACTTCTTCAATCGGACAAATTGATACCGTAGAAAGCGTGAACGGAATGCCTTTATTTTCCGCTGCCTGTGCCGCCTGTACTTCACCACGGCGAGCATACATACCACAAGCACCTACCGGTGCAAGCACCGCCGGCATTGCCAGCTTTTCACCAAATAATTCAATTTCGGTATCAAGCTTCGACATATCTTTTAACACACGTTGACGTAATGCTAGATCGGCAAGATCAGTCACATTGCGCTCTAGGGTACGCTCAGCAAACGAACCGCCGTCCGCATAATGAAACATAAACGGAGGAACTCGACGGCGTGCTGCTTCACGATAATCATTGGCTGATGAAATAATCATTTTTACCTCTTTATTCTAAATATTATGGCCTTAATTAAAATGCGAATGGTTAACATTTAGATTCTAGATCAAAAATGTTAGAGAAGATATAAAATGATGTGAATTTTTTGTAAAAATGCGCCGAAGATCACACAAATTCTCGAAATGCGTTGGAAAGTAGGGAAAAAAAGCGGTCAATTTTGGTGATTTTTTTGCAAATTGCAAAAGTCACACAAAAATTGACCGCTTATCCGTTAATTGAGGGTGAGTTTCAGACTTGAGGCAAAGCGTGCTTTAAGCTGTGTATAAAGTTCCGGCTCATTGCGTAACGCTTTATTGAAAGAAGGCATCATTTGTTCAAGTTTAGTCTGCCATTCTGGCAACTCATCAACAAAGCAGCGACAAATCACATCTAACATTGCTTTTACCGAAGTGGAGGCGCCCGGAGATGCGCCAAGCAGCACCGCAAGCGAACCGTCTTGAGCGTGAATCACTTCCGTACCGAAACGCATATCGTTTTGACGAATCACCTGTACCCGCTGACCGGCAACTAACAAATCCCAATCTTCACTTTTCGCATTCGGCATAAACTCTCGTAACTCCGCCATACGTTGTTCTTTGGTTAACATCGCTTGTTTCACCAAATAATTGGCTAGTGGTAAGTTTTTAACGCCGGCAACCATCACCGAGCTAAAATTCGCCGGACGAATAGAGGTAATTAAGTCGAAATGGCTGCCTTGTTTTAAGAATTTAGTCGTAAAACCGGCAAAAGGCCCGAACAATAATGTTTGCTTACCATTGATAAAACGGCTATCTAAGTGAGGCACGGACATTGGCGGCGCCCCTACTTTCGCTTTGCCATACACTTTAGCCTGATGCTGGGCAATCACTTGCGGATTGTTACACACCATAAATAAACCGCTAACCGGAAAGCCGCCAATACTTTTCGCCTCGGCAATGCCGGATTTCTGTAACAAATGCAAACTACCGCCACCACAGCCGATAAACACAAATTTACTACGATGTTTACGTAGCTGATTTGAAGCGTCAATCACGGAAATTTCCCATTCGCCATTCGGTAAGCGGACCAAATCTGAGACTTGATGATTTAAGTTTAGCTCCGCACCTTGCGAAGCTAAATAAGCGAATAGTTTACGAGTTAATGCCCCGAAATTGACATCGGTGCCTCCCGCCATATAACTGGCGGCAACCGGCTGGTTAGTGGGACGATCCGCCATCATCAACGGCATCCATTGTGCTAATTGCTCCGGCGCTTGGCTAAATTGCATCTCGGCAAAAAAATGATGTTGGGTTAATGCTTGATAGCGTTTTTTCAGAAACGCAACATCCGCCTCGCCCTGCACGAAACTGATATGTGGAATCGGCTGAATAAATTGCTGCGGCTGACTAATTTTTCCCGTTTCAACCAAGTAACTCCAAAGCTGTAACGACAACTGGAAATCTTCGAAAATTTTCAACGCGCGTTCGGTTTCAATTTCACCATTCGCTTGCTGTGCGGTGTAATTCAGCTCGCATAATGCTGCATGACCGGTGCCTGCATTGTGCCATTCATTTGAGCTTTCTAAGCCTACTGCCGATAATTTTTCAAAGACACTGATGGTCTTGTGAGGTGCAAGTTCTTTTAACAACGTACCTAAGGTTCCGCTCATAATCCCAGCCCCAATTAAAGTGACATCCGAAAACGAGGAAACGGCAGAAGGCGAGTTACTCATAACATTCCTTTATTAAATTATTGTTAAGTTTTTGTGAAATTATACCGTGAAATAGGTATCAAAAATGTGAGCCAGATCACATTTTTATAAACTCTATGTAGAAATGAGGCAAAATAAAAGCGGTCTCTTTCGTGCAAAATTTTGCACAAAAATGACCGCTTATAAAGGGTTAATACGTTATAGATCGTCAATCAAGCTATTCGCCTTTTTCGGTTGATAGCGTAGATTTAATTGTGCCGGTACGCTAGTCTGCCCTTGTGGGGTTTGCACTTTCGCCGCCGGAATGAAGATCAAGCGGATGCTGTCGTCATCAAACACCATAAACCATTTTTGATCGGTTGGTAACACTTGCCCTAATTTGATATTGCCGGAAATTTGTGTTGGTTCACCGTATTTCTGACGTAAGCCTTGGCTGACACGATCTCGTTCATGCGCCGCCAGCACTAGATTGATTAATTCTAACTTCTGATCGGCAAAACGAATAATGGCTTTTATCGGCTGTTCGGCAAACTTAAACTGATTACAGCGCCAAACATTATTCGCTTCAAGTTCTTCCCACACGCTCTGACATAATTTGCTCTTACGCACTTCATCAATTGAACTGCCAAATTTTAGATCTTTATAGCCTTCTGCCGCCAAAACATTTAAAGAGAATAGGCTGATTAATAACATTAGATATTTTTTCATTGGAATCCTCAGTAAGCGGTCAAATTTGCAAAAAATTTTACAAAATCAACCGCTTGTCTATTAGGGCTATACCCTATTTACATTCAAAGCTGGTAGCTTTGTTTTCGTCTCCGCCAATATAAGTCGCAATTTTCGGATATGGACACAGCGGCATTTCTTTCGCTTTATTTGACATCTCAGGTCCAGCTTTTGCAAGAATAAAATCAGGCGCTTTGCCCTCATCCGTCCATTGCTCTAACGCCGTAAGCGGGTCGAAATTCTCCGTTGCCGGCCCCATACCGCAATGGTTCATACCCGGCACCATAAACACCCGAGCAAAACCTTGTACGTCTTGCATATTTGCCTGCAATTGGTTATACCAATCACGTAAATCATGTGCGGAGAATACCGGGTCAGACACGCCTTCAAAGATAATCATCTTGCCGCCTTTCGCTTGGAAGTAAGATAAATCCGTTTCATCGGCATCATGTACCCCTGCGATTTCAGCTGTTTTGGCAACATCTTTATCAAAATCGAATGTGAGCGTATCAAACATCGGATTATGCGGTGTCATAAAATATTGCGCTAAACTTTGTACGCCCATCATAAAATTGATGGCATTCGGTTCAGCCGTTTGCGAAGAACCGTGTTTCCACACTCGCCAGCCATTGGTATTAAGCCCTGCGTCATAAGGCCAAGAAGCATATACGTTTTCACCACGGCTATTTTGCGCACCACCAAAAATCGCATTTAATAATGCTACCTTTTGCTCTGCTCGTTCGCCTAATTCTGCTGTTACCATTTCCGGTTTAAAGTCGCACTGTTCCCAAGCGTTAATGATGCCGTCCGCTAAGCCGTCTTTGGCATCACACTGTTTCAATACGCCTTTTACCACCACATCTAAATCCGCTTGCGTCAGCGCATTGGCAACAATTTTTTCGCCTTTTTCATTGGTTGGGGCATATTTCAAGAAATGTTGGTTATCCCACGCTTCCGCCACAGCAGCTCTCGATAAACGAAAACCCGGGTTGCCGGCTACCACACCGTCAAACTCTTGCGGATAACGCATCGCCGCTTGCATCGCCTCTCGTCCGCCATTCGAACAGCCCATGAAGAAGCTCTTGCTCGGCTTTGTTTGATACATTTGTTCGATCAGTTGTTTAGCGACTACAGTTACCTTACCGGTGGAAGCCAACGCATAGTTAAAACGAGCCAATTGATCTTCAGAAAATGAGATATCTCGTGAACCACCACCGTGACCGCTATCGGTACTCACCACCGCATAACCACGAGAAAGAGCCGGTAAAGCATCCGAACCACGTACCGGTGTTTTACCAATTGCAGGGGAAACGATGCCATTTGTGCCGCCACCGCCTTGAAATAAGAATTTTTTATTCCATTGTTCCGGTAAGCGGAGTTGGAAACTAATCGCATACGGTTTGCCGTTTACCCCGATGCGTTTTTCGATTTCACCGGTGACAATACAATGCGCACCAGCGGTAACCGGCTTAGCACTCGCACCACTCATCGCCGCATTCTTATCTTGGGGTAATTCACCGGCTGGCAACCATTCTGCTTTGATAATCTGCGTATCGTAAATCTTCGCTTCTTTTAATGCAGCACATTGCTGTGCAGCGGACGAAGGAGTAGGAGTCGTAGCATATGCCATTTGACTTATGCCGATCAGCGCTATCGCACTGGAAATTGCCGTGAGTTTGAGCATAGGTTCACTTCCTTATCATCATGTCATCAAAATAATTGCCGTCTAATAATACCGGCCTTTAAAAGCGTTAATTGCCGCCAGTCCGAAGAAAAGACCAAATAAGAAATCGCCAAAACCATAGCTGGCAAAAAAGCAAAACATCAGCATAGATTGTCCGGCAAGTGCATCTAATTTTTCGGGCTGAGTTGCCAGCCAATATGCCCAAGCGGCGGCATACAACATTTTTTCCAAACAAAAAATTAATACTAAGTGAGGCGTTAGCCAAAAGCGACGAGCGACCGACCAATAAGCCAAGCCCCATAAAATAATCGCAATTTGACCAAGCCAAGAGAAAACGATCGGATCATTTTCCATTAAGGTGGGATTGGTGAAAAACTGAGTAAAACCTAAAATACCGACAAGATTATATAACCCTGCCAAAATAAAGCCCTGAATCGCAGACTGTTTACTTAACACGAAAACTCTCCATAAATAAATCTATTCCGCATACCCCTATATGGCAAACTAAGGATATGCAAGTTCGCATTCTAAGACTATTTTGCGAAATTTCATACAATCTATGGTGCATTGTTATACGAATATGTAATAAAAAAGCGGTCCGATTTGCAAAAAATTCGACAACTCGGACCGCTTGTTGACGGTTAGTGCTGCTGTGAATAGAAATGTTCTTTATTCACCAGTGCCTGAAGTTGAGGTAACAGCTGCACAATCAAACGCAATTGTTGTGTTAACACCAAGGCTAATCTGTCTTCTCCGGCTTGATTTGCAATTTCAAATTGATTTAACGCCTGATCTATGTCCGCTAGCTGTTGCTCAATATGCGCACCGCTAGCTTTCGCATAAGTCATTTCATCTAAAACCTTCACGACTTTTTTACCTTGGCTAAAGAAAATGGCGGAAAAATCAATATGATGATTCAGTTCATGACTTTCTACCCGATAAGCACCCAATGCGGAAATATAACCCAACAACGTATAAGTTACCCCCAATAGGGTCGGGGCAAAATGCAGCGCATTTTGATATTTTTGCGGCTCGCTGTGCATATTTGAAATCACCGCACTCAACGCTGA contains these protein-coding regions:
- a CDS encoding carboxymuconolactone decarboxylase family protein — encoded protein: MKKTLLFSTALAFATSSAFAEQTITPYTQHQWTVAPSEHFSGAARFTRLPEIPNSPDGSAIVEFQAGAITDWHSHSQGQYLIVTEGEGRTQEWGKPIQIIKKGDVIWCPPNVKHWHGASEYSKMSHIAISPNAKENKATWLEKVELPKTDPKADLQKISQNTPLANKQLAIVPIAFHSARGDLDHLKPAIEQGLASGLTVNELREIFAHQYAYAGFPRALNGLLTLQNVLKERGEKGIQDPQGNPPTQAEPTDYYALGTHTLNTLSGRDNSAVLWNFDGVDYALKAHLFGYLFSRDNLNPVNRELVTVSTLASLETVQNQLRSHLGILKNLGLNETELKRVMDKIRQQNPTAADRGESVLKDVFKVQ
- a CDS encoding DMT family transporter yields the protein MISLVAAPVGVLVGMGIALQTGINSVLRKNVVSPLLSSFVSFGFGSILLILLIFVQNEPLAVSTETLSQSPWWIWLGGLLAMFGLTVNILIFPRLGSVQTAIMPILGQVITGTLIDTFGWFSAPQYDFTLLRLVGLAAVMVGIGVAIVLPSLKQRSLKNRAESSLLVWQILGISGGVASGITPAVNAALRQTLHSTSFAVFVPFAIGTLLLALVICCKEPTAWRYLKNALKQPQPWWQWFGGLLGAIYIGGIVLIVPQIGTGGAIVTSLFGLLVGSLLIDQFGLLGATKKPINALQIIGLLVLLAGVVIIQISK
- a CDS encoding SDR family oxidoreductase, coding for MQKINKILVVGATGSIGQYVVTEALNKGYQVRALVRNPNKVQFDKRVDVFIGDLTQPDTLKGISDGIDGIIFTQGNYADPENVDYQGVKTIVNSLNGRYTKLVLMSTIYSILVVNELRFDNGCAWKRRTERLIRASHQPYTIIRPSWFDCNEADEQQLFITQGKTNYSLTASDGGISRVQLAETLVQALTVPEAEHKTIELFAEKGERTMGFNRLFATAIADEPTENFDGIKDPNNRPFNLEPANVVQDLQSLAKIKRA
- a CDS encoding alpha/beta hydrolase codes for the protein MKYLLLIGGLLMQPLSAQPFTQNSSVNDILTQPTFQGFAERLLPWDDKSNEPNLQLNQIEQLMPYHSHISPQVVTTTLNKMLQRAEQGDTIFYEIYSEVEKRQDPSKQHTGIFVFKGKPNAPFAMIAPGGGFAYVGSLHEGFPIAQSIAEQGYNAFVVKYRAGMGGQIATEDMAQAVEFVQKNAKRLQVDPNGYSVWGASAGARMAAYIGSYGTQAFGTTQNSKPNSVIMLYTGHNDYNRQGEPATFVAIGEQDGIASPNVMKRRLEKLNEMGVPTEFHLYKNLGRGFALGTGTTAEGWEKQAVKFWQQQR
- a CDS encoding flavodoxin; this translates as MKLKKTLLLSAILSTTTTLSAQAKNLIIYFSQPENYTADQLVDGVSGASKLIKNGEMLGANEYLAKEIQKNTGAELFRLETVQSYPATHQPLLDFAQNEQRQNIKPALKSLPNLADVDTVFLVYPIWWYQMPMPLYSLLEQVDFSGKNIVPVVGHGGSRLGGTDKVIQQLQPQAKVKKSFEAYLHKTVRAEPEVEKRLAKFLTENGYNK
- a CDS encoding DUF4405 domain-containing protein, encoding MKKKYLFQLAQDLVLTAILLSLFGYHLYEEITHEWLGLVFFALIISHLSLNIWWLKKLFSGSYNGYRILQSAVNLATFLLFLTACISGIMLSKHLFAEMPFHSTTDFMRKIHMTSTHWLQIFAGVHLGLHWKAIANLLANGYRLDLEHWLARWLIPACWLIIATCGIFIFVQRELLPYLLLKVDFAYFNYDEPQAVFYFDFFAILIAVAYSTRFLVWLILFRQNNATS
- a CDS encoding MFS transporter, with amino-acid sequence MQQVKTINSILLLIILSALMAFTSLSTDIYLPAMPQMTQDLGGQAELTVTGFLIGFALAQLLWGPISDRIGRKIPLYMGMVLFVIGSVGCAMSETIGQIVFWRVFQAFGACTAPMLARAMVRDLFDKTRAVQLMFTLMIIMVAAPIAGPLIGGQLLKVSSWHTIFYLLAAIGTLIRKLN
- a CDS encoding LysR substrate-binding domain-containing protein; this encodes MAYNFLFVGSHWDAYPQIELILLTDDSIADLMDGSIDIAIRAAEPAPNSQLIVRYLTQWRLCLCASPAYLAENPIRTPTDLLAQKWLKYNDSVFNNAFSNLNLGQFRSSKILHCPTILAARTLAISGFGLTFQLEGEIASAIKKEELEIVLPHIQMPYYNLYAVTAHRKQSAKMECVLKLLKESF
- the lldD gene encoding FMN-dependent L-lactate dehydrogenase LldD, with the translated sequence MIISSANDYREAARRRVPPFMFHYADGGSFAERTLERNVTDLADLALRQRVLKDMSKLDTEIELFGEKLAMPAVLAPVGACGMYARRGEVQAAQAAENKGIPFTLSTVSICPIEEVTAAIKRPMWFQLYVLKDRGFMKHVLERAKAAGCSTLVFTVDMPTPGARYRDRHSGMSGDYKEIRRALQAVTHPFWAWDVGLRGKPHSLGNVSAYTGKAVGLDDYVVWLGENFDPSISWKDLEWIRDFWDGPMVIKGILDPEDAKDAVRFGADGIVVSNHGGRQLDGTLSTAKALPSIADAVKGDIKILADSGIRNGLDIVRMLALGADATMLGRAFVYALGAAGKAGVENMLDIFKKEMHVAMTLTSNQKISDITRDALVDLSKL